In the genome of Pseudomonadota bacterium, the window GAAGAGGATATTGAGACTGTGAAAAACGCTCAAAAGGCAGGCCTTTCTGTCTGTTCAGGGGGTATTATCGGTCTTGGAGAAACGATGGAGCAGCGCATTGAAATGGCATTCACTCTGAAAGATATTGATGTGGACTCTGTACCCATCAATATCCTCAATCCGATTGAAGGAACTCCCCTTGCACACATGCAGCCATTGACCCCTGTTGAAATTTTAATCACCATTGCGCTTTACCGGTTTATTCTCCCGGACAAAGACATTAAACTCTGCGGCGGAAAAGAGAAAAACTTGCGACAATTACTTCCCCTCGGAATAGTGGCAGGTTGTAACTCTTTCATGACGGGGAATTACCTCACCACCCTCGGAAGGGACGCAGCAAGCGATATAGAAATGATCAAGGACCTCGGATTTACCGTAACGTAATTCTCGGATCACTACCTGAATCTCATCGGAAAGTTTTAATAGCGAAAGCCCGTTAAACAGCGTTTTTGTTGACTTTACGGTGATTTCAAGAATTGCCGCAACCGTTGCGGCAATTGCATCAGATACCACAAAGACAGAAGATACTTGTTTTATTGGTTTCACAATGCTACAATTGTAACAGGAGGTGTTGTATGAGTGTAGCGATCCGCATTGATGACGAATTATACGAAGTAGCAAAACGGAGAGCCGAGGTGGAATGTCGTACGGTGCCCTTGCAGGTAGCTTACTGGGCCAAGATAGGAAGGGCCGCTCTTGATAACCCTGATCTGCCCATTGAATTCATTCGTGATATATTGGCGGCTAAGAAACAGGGAGATTTTGAACCCTTTGAATTTACCAAAGAATGAAGACTGTTCAGACACCATACTTCAGGCGCAACTACAAAAAGCTTCATGCGAATCAAATCAAGCCGGTATATGAAGCAATCCGGCACATTCTTTCCGATGTGTCATGTGGTGAAGAAAAAAGAGGTGATCTCGCCGGGGTACGGGTATACAAATTCCGCGTCCTGGAACAGCAGTTTCTTCTGGCATATGGTTTCGATAAAGAAACCTTGTTTTTACTTGCCTTGGGCGTCCACGAAAACTTTTACCGGGATTTGAAAAAGGCAAGGTAAAATACTTCTTGTGCATTTATTTATCGGACTTGTAAGGTCTAAAGAATCCGATTGATCATGTTGAAGCATCAAACCCGGATATTCCCATCTAAGATTACGAAGCCGCAAAGTTCTTCCGGCTTTTACCGAAATAGTTAACTAAAAAGTGATGCATTCGTAAAAAGTCAAAATACCGTCACTCCCGTGAAAACTGGAGTCCAGAACACATTGAAATCACTGGATGTTGCTTCGCAAGTAAAGACACCCACTTCGTAGGAATAACAAAACTACAGAAATACGACTTTTTACGAGACCATCATATTTACATTCTCCGCCACAGTGGCGGAGAACCCCTCAGAAGAAAGTTTCAAAAGTAAAATCGTGCTAAGTAGCGTCCGTGTTGACTTTACGGAGATTTGAGCAATTGCATTCACAGTGAATGCAATTTCCTCCGATACCGAGTCGGGTCTCCTCATGGTGTTTACCAACTCGCCCATCACCCCGTCAAGTTCGTACCCCTTTGCCTGCCTGTGCCTGGGTTGTGGCAGACAGGTTACAAATTGCCCCCAAAAACAGCACTTTAAGCCCTGAAATTGGCCATTTTCCATACATAAAACGATTTGCTTCAACGGGTTGGCTTGGTCTGACCCCAATCGGACAGTGATGACTATTCTTTATGTGCTACTTTTTTGAATTATCATTTACTGTAACTTCGAGATCGGGTGAAAGATATTTTTTCTTGATAACCTGTGTATAAACAACAGCAATCAGAGATAACATACCCAAAAAGAGAAAAAGCGGTGAAGCATAGATAAGAAAAATCCCTGCAATGATCAACATGAGCCTTTCAAATGGCCTCAATTCTGATAAAAGATAGCCACTATTGGCTGCAGCAATACTTATAACTCCAAGACCGGCAGGTACAATATAGTAAAGTGTTTCCCAAATGCTTGTACCTCGTAGTAAGAGTGCAGGATGTAAGGCAAGAATAAAAGTTAACAGGTAAATTGGGGCGGCCATTCGAGTAGCAGCCCATCCTACTTTCATAATAGGAGCTTTTACTACAGCCGCTGCGGCATAAAAAGAGGCTCCGGTAGGTGGAGTGATCATTGAGAGCACAGCCCAATAGAGAAGAAACAGATGACTTGCTACTGGATCTAAACCAAATTTCAACATCGGTGGAATTAGGAGTGGTACTGCAGTAATGTATATAACAAAAGATGGCAATGCAAGCCCAAGTAGAAATAAAGTCCCTGCCGCCAACCCAAGTAGAACAAAAATATTTGGTGAAATCTGGACTAATATTGCGCTTATCTTTAATGCCACACCGGTTATGCTAAAAAGACCTTCAATTAAATTTGCAACTGCCAGAGCTATAACTACCATGAGGGCATCTCTGGCTCCATCTTTAAGGGATAATACTATATCAAGGAGTTTTGTTTTTATTTTTTTATTTGGTAATAGCAGCATAAGTGCAATGTTTGCATATATAGCCACCAAAACAGAAAATTGTGCTGAGTATTGTTTTATAAGAAAACCTACCAACAAAAAAGCTGGTATGAGCAAATACCATCCTTTTTTTAACGTTTCAATGGCACTTGGTAGTTCCTCTTTTTTTAAAACAGGAAGGTGTTGTTTTTTTGCTTCAAAGTGTGCTGATGCATAAAGGCAGAGATAATAAAGACATGCCGGAAAGAAGGCGTAAATAATAACTCTCCCGTAAGGAATTCCAAGATATTCTGCCATAAGAAAAGCGATAGCCCCCATCACCGGTGGCATAATGACGCCACCGGTTGAGGCGGTTGCAATTAGGGCTCCGCTGTAAATTGGTGTGTAACCCATTTTATTCAGCAATGGCGCACAGAAGCTCCCTACAGTAAGTACGCTGGAAACTGCTGAGCCCGAAATCATACCAAAACCTGCGCTTGCAACGGTAGTTATTTTACCTGCTCCACCTATTCTGTTTCCAGCCAATGCTTTGCCTAAATCGATAATTAATTCTCCAATACCACTTCTCACAAGAAAAGAACCAAACAAAACGTATAAAAATAAATAGTTTGCCGAGATACCAAGGGTTTCACCAAAAGTACCCTCGGTGCTGAGGTATACAACATCTAAAACATTTGCAATACTATATCCAAGATGTTTAAATATTCCGTACGTATATTTTCCGAACAACACGTATGCAGTAAGCACTATAACAACAATAACCAGTTCTTTGCCCATGTGTCGACGTAAGGCTTCTAACAGAACCACATAGAAGATACTCCCAAAAACAAAACCGCTTAAAGGAAGAGGGCTAACAAGTGGAAATCGTTCGGTGAGGGTGGGCCACATAAACAATAAGTAAATGCCAGTTGCTACAACCAGACCCAAAAAGACATCATTCACAACATTATTAAGCTTCCCCTTATTGCTGGGCACCATCAAGAACGTTAAGACGAGAGCGAAATACAGATGGATAATACGTAGCAAAAACGGATCCATACGGCCGATTGTTCCAGTATAAAGCTGGAACATGGAATATAAAATAGCTATTCCACCGAACAATAATGTTCGAAACTTCTCCATATTTTTTATTGCCACCCTCTCTCCTTATAGTACTTGACTGCCCCTGGGTGAAATTTAGCTTTAGGACTTATACTTCTGGCAAGGCTTTTTGGATCAATTCCCCTCATACTGGAAGACATTTGTTCTAAATCTTTTATATTTTCGGCAAGGGCTTTGGTCATCTTATATACCAGATCTTCCGGCAAATCAGCGCTTACCATGACAGATAACGGTAAAAAGGCTGTTGTTATGTCGCTATGTTCGCCCTTATAAGGGATCTTTTTAGCACTTAATATGCCTGGCTGGAACCCATTTACTGTTGCACAGAATGTTTTTAGTTGTTCATTATCTATGTTTAAGAATTTAATTTTTCTGGCAGTTGCCAAGTCTTCTATGGAAGGCATTGGAATAGGAGCTGCGGTAGCTAAACAATCCACTTTTCCGTCCTTCATAGATTCAGCTGTATCACCGAAACCAAGAGAGACAACTTTGATATCCTTTGCTGGATCCATGTTATATATTTTTAGTAATTTTTTAAACCAGAACTCGCTATATTGCCCTTTAATTCCTGGAGAAACTACCTTCCCTTTAAGATCGGTAATCTTGTTAATACCTGAATCCTTTAAAACGATTACCTGGAATACATGGTTATATAAGCTACCTAATATTCTAAGATTGTTGTATGACTTTTTAAATGGCGGTAGACCTTCTTGAGCATCTAAAAAAGGCCCAAGGTTAACCAGACCTGCTTGTGAATTGCCTTCACCGACTGAAATAGGTCCTCCACCAGCACCGCCAGGGACTAAGGATGTTTCTATGCCAGGTATAGATTTTCCAAAAATCTGCGTAATACCGACAGATAATAAATACCATACACCTCCTGCTGCAGGACTCCCCGAGAAGAATTTCAGTTCTTGTTTAACAGGTGTTTGTTGAGCGCAATAAGAATGGCTGGGAATAAATACAGAAAACCCCACAAAAACAACCAAACAAATAATAATTTTTCTGATAATTCTGGTTTTCATTTTAACCCCCTTTGAATGTTTTATTAATACTAATCTTAAAAATCACTCCCCTCTAAATGAGGCCTATCAAAGTGTTCCCATATTCTCTTTTGTTTTTTAATAGCATCATCATTCATAAAAAGGTTTAGTCACATAACTATAAGAAGCCGGAACTTGTACCAGTGGATTATAGAAGCCATTTTTGAGTATGAGATATCTCAGGACGAGATCAGCAAGAAGGCCGAAGAAAATTGAGACGTAGAGAAGTTGAACAGGAATGGCCATGGAGCCCGCCAGGAGGCTGCTTATGGTAACTCCCACAGGAAGTACCATCCCCATTAGCACAACGACTATCCAAAAATAAGGCCACCAATTTCCCGTGACAATTTCGCTTACGGACACCTTTCCGGCAGGCAAACCGTACCGGGCACTTATAAGGTACGTGGGAAAAATAACAACAAGGACTAATAGTAATATCTGGATGACCCGTTCCGGTCCTTCACCTATGCCACCCCTCAATAAGAGAATAGCCATGCTGACCTCTGCACCCCCCCAAAGGCCAGCCACAGTGAACAGCACCGGGAGAAGGGCAGAGTTCCAGAGTGGAATACCGTTCACATAGTTCATTGCAAAACCACCGTATATGATGGTCAGGAAAGCAAACACGTCGACCATTATTAATAGACCAAGATTTGAGTGCGCCCAGAAAGACAGAACGAGGTGGATTGCACCCAGGGCCAAGAAACCAGATACGAAGAGCAGACCCCGGGAAATCCAGGAAGTCTGAGGTTTCAAAAGCATGCGGTAGAATCTGAAAGGATGTCCCAGGTAGAGGAGGTGAAACCCCCCGCCTAAAACCGCACAGACGAGCCAACCGATAACCTCCCCTGCATAACTGCTAAAGAGCGATGAAACGACAAATATCCCGGCGCCAAGCTCAATGAAAAAGAACGCAATCAAAAAGAGAATTCCCCGCCCCTCTATCCATTCGGTTTGGGGTGTATGCTTTACCATCCATTCGTACGGTCTCATAATCATCTCCTCATCGAGAAATATAGTAAACAGAAGGGTTAGTGCCAAATTCCGGATGAAACTGAGACGCCTTTTTTTCCTTTATTAAACGTGACACCTCACTATTCGGATCGTCCAGATTGCCAAAATATCGTGCCTTCGCCGGGCATGTAATGACGCATGCCGGACTTGCCTCGCGATCAACGCCAGGCTGCAATCCCTTCTTGAGACCCTCATCAATCCTCTCGAGGCAAAAATTGCATTTGAGTGCCGTTCCTTTCTGAAGGGGGTAGAGTTTTTGGCCAATAACCTCGAATTCAGTGAGTCCCTGGCCCGGGAAGTACTCTGCTGGGGTATTGGCGTTGTACGTCCGTTGCTGGTAAGGGCAGGCAACAACGCAATATCGGCAGCCAACACATGCGTCATAATCAATTGAGACTATCCCGTCTTCCCTTTTTACAGTGGCGCCGGCCGGACACACTTTCACACAGATTGCGTCTTCACAGTGATTGCAGAGCACTGGATACGCAATCTTAGTAACCGTAGGATACTTACCGGTCTCACTGACCACCAGTCTGTTCCAGAATACACCTGGCGGCAAGAAGTGTTCCTGCTTACAGGCGACCACGCAGGCGTAGCAACTAATGCATCTTTGTAAGTCTATTACCATTCCCCATCGGACCATCTAAATCCCCTTTTATACCTTTCTAATCTTGACCCTTACAGCGGTTTCAAGATTCAGGGAAATAGGGTCGACTTTCTTCAAATCTATTTCCATTAAAGTATTAAAGTTAACCCCCTTTCCCTTGGCAATAGGCATACCTTTTGCCCAATGACCGGTGCACGCCGCTATGCTTACCGTCTGCTTATGGATTCCTTCCATCACCTTCATTCTTCCTGTAATCTTGCGTCCTGTCTCAGACTCCAGTTCCACCATATCGCCGTCCTTCAACCCTTTTTCCTCCGCGCATGTTGTACTTAAGGCAATATTGTATGTGTAAGGATTCATCTCACTCATTTCGTCCAACCAGGGTTGTTCCATGGTATGAGAACCGGTATGAACAACGTCCCTGTAAGAAAAGCAGTAGAGGTCATACTCGGAGCTGTTAACATTATGAATGGAACATGGAAACCACGAGATCAACGGAGTATACTGGCTAAGGTCGATCTCCAGGCCGGTCTTTTGAGCGATCTCCTTCACCTTCTCTCCCGATTCCATTAAAAACTCCAGGTAGACATGAACCCTGCAATCAACAAAGTATCTCCAATACGCCTCCTCAACCTTTTTCGGCCAAGTAAAAATACCGCGCGGACCGAACCATTCCCAGCCACGATCCTCGCCAAAAAGGTTTTTCAGCACCCGGTCGGCCAATTCTTGAGCGGAAAACTTCTCGTCCAGGGGTAGCTTATAAGAGTCGTCAAGCTCGTATAGTTCATTAAGAATAGCATTATACTCCCGTCTCTTCCCCATTCTGTCGATCAGTTCCGATACAACCTCGCTAAAAAATTCCCTTCTTTCATACTTTGGCCTAACCACCGGCTGTGTTATCTGAAAATTCCAGTCCTCGGTACCAAAGGGATAGTTGAAGTTCATGCCCGCACCTTCAGCCCACGTTGCCATTTCCAGATAAGATGTATCCGGCAAAAGTATGTCTGCGAAGCCTTCAGCCAGTTCCGTGGAATACAACTCGGACACGACGATAAAAGGTATTTTCTTAAGCGTTTCCGCCAGTATATCCTTACTTGCAACGCTTAGTACCGTATTACAACCCCACGAAATCATCATTTCTATCCGGTTATCCCATCCAATTTTTTTCCATATTTCTTCCTGGTCGCTCGATGCGAAAACGAAAGAAAAGTGGGCTGCGGGAAAAATATCTAATAGTCCGGGATCCCCCCGAAACTCAGGCAGTTTTTCAGGCCACGGGCCTTTCCTCTTGATTGACCCGCTGGAGGAACCAAAACGTTCGACTGCCAGAAAACCATCCTTACCCATGAACGGAGATGTGGCAAGCTTGCCGGTCTCTGGAAAACCGAGACATCTTGCTGGCCATCCGAGAGTGCCACCAGGAACATCGGCGGAGCCCACGATCATATCGAGAAGTGACACTGCAAAACAGGTATGGTAGGAATTCTCATGACCCTCCCCGCCACGAAAGAGGACCGCGGAAGCTGGTCTGAACGGCATTTTATTGCCGTCGATGGTAATGGTGCTTCCCACCATTGCGGCCTCTGCAAATTCGGTAGCTATACGGCGAATCGTATCTGCGGGGACACCACTTATCTGCGATGCCATTTCCGGTGTATACTGTTTCAGGTGTTCTTTGACAACCTGAAAACACGGAACACACATTGTTCCCTCAACCTGATAGTCTCCCTCCAGCGCAAAATCGACTTCACACGCCGCTTCGTAGGTGGAGATCGCTCTATGGTTGTAAGGCACAGCCGCCCCCTCTTTCGCATCCCAGACCAGACACTTTCCTGAATCTTTCTCTCTCACGTAACTGCCGTCAGACGCGACAAGATAGGGCGCGTTCGTCTTAGCTTTCAAAAACACTTCATCCAGTGTCTTCAACTTATTCACTATAATGTTGCACATGGCGAGTGCTACAGCTCCATCGGTACCTGGAATGATAGGAATCCACTCTGTTGCTTTACCCCCAGCTTGATTGCACATAGGATCAAAGACTACAAACCTCATACCACGGGCCCTCGCCTCAGCAGCGAGCCTGGTAGTCATCATGGCGGAATGGCCTGACCCGCTACCTTTATTTGCCCCGAAGTATATCCCGTAGTTACAATACTTGAAATCGGGAACTATTGACCATGAACCATGTTGCAGCCCCGCTATTCCGTGGGCACCTTGACCGCAATGAAGACCGCCTCCGCCCAGATAGTAACTAAACTGTCCGAGAAGACTCTTGAGCGGAAAAATGTTGGCTATCATGAAGCTTGGTCGACATGTTGTAGCCTGAATCAAGAGCTTCCTCGGGTCTTCACTGACCACTTTCTTGAGTCGTGCAGCGATCTCATCCAAGGCTTCGTCCCAACTGATCTCCTTCCATTGAGGGTCGGCATATAGACCTTTCTCCGGATTCGTTCTCCTCAGCGGTACGTTGAGTCGGTTGGGATCGTAAAGCACCTGTAGCCCTGAGAGACCCTTCGAACATACACCACCCCGTGAACCCATGGGGCTCTCAGGATTACCCTCTATCTTCACGGCAACCCCGTTCACGACATGAACGAGAATAGCACAGTTGGCATAACATCGACCACATACTGTAGGTATCCACATGTCTTGCTGAATTTCCGGCTTATTCTCCATCATATTTACCTCTATGCTCTTCGGGCCTGTTATTTTTATAATTACCAAGCCATTTCAACCACTCCCATCTTTGTTCGACTTTTTCTTTGAACTCTTCTATTTCCTGATTGTTTAGATGGGAAAATCGACCCTGAACTTTCAAATATTCTTCGAGTGGTATGCGCGCTGGTTCTTTGTTTAAAATAAAGCGATTCCCATTTTCAACTTCAAAGAGAGGGAATACTTTTGTTTGAACTGCTAACCGTGATAACTTCATGGTCCATTCGGTAGGAAAACGCCATCCAGTAGGGCAAGGGGTGAACATATGTAAAAATCGGAATCCCTTCATTCCTTTAGCTTTCTGCACTTTTCTCATAAAATCACGTGGATATGCAATTGTCATAGTAGCAGCATAAGGTATATTATGGTCAGCAAGGATTAACATGATATCTTTCTTATGTTCATTTTTAGGAACAGGAAAAGGATTAGTGTATGTGGTTGCACCCTTTGGTGTTGCTGAACTTCTCTGGTTGCCTGTGTTCATATAGGCTTCGTTGTCATAGCATACATAAATGAAATCTTCATTTCTTTCAGCAGCCGCTGAAACAGCACCAAACCCAATATCAAAAGTTGCGCCATCTCCAGCCCATGGCACAACCACAGTTTCTAAGTCGCCTACCATTGTAAGGCCCGTTTTAAAACCTGCGGCAAATGTTGCTGCTGCACCAAATGGGCAAGCCAGTAACCCTATAGGTTGCCCTTTATAGCTTATGGCTCGCTTTGGAATATTAACAATAACGCTTGCACACCCTGGTGGCATTACAAATACTATCTTCTCACCTATAGCCTTCAAAAAATATCGTATGGCTACCGACAGACCACATCCGGTGCATGCAGTATGAGGTGACTGCAAATATTCCGTTTCAGGAAATATTGATAGTATTTTCATCTTGATCGGCTCTCACATTTTTTATTTTTCCTAACCAGATTACTTCATCTTCAGGAGGATCTTCCTTAATCATGTAAAGAATGGCTTTTTTAATAAGTTCAACCGAAATATCTGCTCCCCCTAAACCTGAAATAAATCCATATACAGGTGTTGTATGATTTCGAGTATTTATGTTCAGCGCCCCTTTAACCTCCTGATAGATAATTCCACCTTCACCCGGAGAAAGATCACGATCAATAACGGCTATTTTTTCCCTTCCATGCAAAGCTTTTCTAACCAGTTCTTTGGGGAATGGACGAAACATTTTTAATTTAACCAAACCGACTCTATACCCATCATCTCTTAACATATCAATAACATATCGGCATGTCCCGACAGCACTCCCGGACATTAATACAACTACCTCTGCATCCTCGCATTTATATTCCTCCACCGGATCATACCCCCGGCCGAAATGTAACTTGAATTCCTCATTTGAATGTAAAGCCGTATCAATACATGTATTTTCCAACTTGTGTAGTTGGTACCGGTTTGTCATATAATCATACTGTTCATAATCAAGTGGTTCAGCAGGAGTTCTTCTAAACATTCTAAATCTGTTATCATATGCCAGAGTGGTTTCGAAGGGAGGAAGATATTCATCCACCTTCGATTGATCTGGAATATCAACGCTTTCCGCAAAATATGAAAGGTAAACGCCATCCAAACAGACCATACAGGGCAAGGTTACAGATTCAGCTATTTTATATGCCTGGATCACTGTATCAAGAATCTCCTGATTTGATTCACAATAAAACTGTAACCAACCTGTATCCCTTTGGGACAAACTATCAGTATGCTCACAGGTGAGATTCCATGGTGGAGCAAGCGGTCTATTAACATTGACGAGCACAATTGGCAGACGAGCTCCCACTGCCCAATGGAGCCCTTCATGCATCCAGGCAAGGCCTTGTGAGGATGTTGCGGTAAACACTCTCGCGCCAGCCTGTGCCGCACCAATTACATAGCTAAGCGCTGACATTTCAGATTCCACATTTATGAATTCGCCTTTAAGGAGTCCCTCCGCGTGAAACTCAGACAGTAATTCCGGTATTCTTGATTGGGGGGTAATCGGATAGGCACACACAATTTTCGGACGACATAAAAGCGCACCATATGCTGCAGCTTCATTACCTGTGATTACCTTAAGCATTATGCCTTTCCTTCCACTCCATGGCTTTTTTCGGGCATTCCTCAATGCAGATACCACAACCCTTGCAGAATTCATCCCTTATAATAAATGACGATCTGTCAGAATCAGGGATAATTGCAATATCAGGGCAGAACATGTAACAATTTCCACAGAGGTTGCATTTCTCATAAAGAAAGGCTGGATAACGTCCGCTGTCTATCCGTACATTGTCCTCAATCTTCTCCCCAATATCTGAATCCATTAGTGGCAATTTCAACTTCTCATATGCCTCTCTGGCAGCTTCAATGTTCTTTTCCGGTTTAGGAATATTCCCTTTCCTTATGACTGTAGCTAAAGATTCAAAATTCAACAACGGAATCATTGCAACAATAGATCCGAGCATCACTGTGTTAATAATGGGCAATTTATTCGGAAGCACCAATTGATGTTTTTGTGCAATATGAGCAGCATTAATTGTAGATATGTTAAATCCTCCCGGTACTGAAAAATATTCGGGCGGTTTTGTGCTATTAATCAATATCAATCCATCATTTTTTAATCCAGCCAATACTTCAGGGTCCTTTACAAAATTCTCATCCATAAGCACTATAAAGTCTGGATCATACATCTTACAGTGTAGAAATATATGTTTTTCAGAAAGTCGTACATAGCCCTCTACTTTCCCTCCTCGCCTCTCTGCTCCGTATGAGGAAAAAGATTGTGCTATAAGGCCACACGTCACCGCTGTATCTGAAAGAATTTTTGCAGCAACCACAACACCATGTCCTCCAGTACCATACATTTTGATCTGGATCATCGTTCATTCCTCTTTGATTCTCTCTGCGGCATCTGTAAAATTAAATTATACCTCTTTCCTTTAAGGAATTGAATTTCTTTAAATCGTAGCCTAAAAGACCGCAGTATATTTCTTTATTATTTTCTCCCACTTTAGGTGCAAGCGTTCTTATTTTCCCTGGTGTTAAAGAGAGCTTAATAGGTATACCTGGTATAGATATTTTACCAAGACCCGCGTATTCAACATCTACCACCATTTCTCGCGCTAAAGACTGAGGATCGCTCAATAGTTGATCCACTGCATTTACTTTAGCGCAAGCTACACGGGCAGCCTGAAGTTTATCTAATATTTCATCGGTAGTCTTGTCTTTA includes:
- a CDS encoding type II toxin-antitoxin system RelE/ParE family toxin, with translation MKTVQTPYFRRNYKKLHANQIKPVYEAIRHILSDVSCGEEKRGDLAGVRVYKFRVLEQQFLLAYGFDKETLFLLALGVHENFYRDLKKAR
- a CDS encoding TRAP transporter fused permease subunit, whose amino-acid sequence is MAIKNMEKFRTLLFGGIAILYSMFQLYTGTIGRMDPFLLRIIHLYFALVLTFLMVPSNKGKLNNVVNDVFLGLVVATGIYLLFMWPTLTERFPLVSPLPLSGFVFGSIFYVVLLEALRRHMGKELVIVVIVLTAYVLFGKYTYGIFKHLGYSIANVLDVVYLSTEGTFGETLGISANYLFLYVLFGSFLVRSGIGELIIDLGKALAGNRIGGAGKITTVASAGFGMISGSAVSSVLTVGSFCAPLLNKMGYTPIYSGALIATASTGGVIMPPVMGAIAFLMAEYLGIPYGRVIIYAFFPACLYYLCLYASAHFEAKKQHLPVLKKEELPSAIETLKKGWYLLIPAFLLVGFLIKQYSAQFSVLVAIYANIALMLLLPNKKIKTKLLDIVLSLKDGARDALMVVIALAVANLIEGLFSITGVALKISAILVQISPNIFVLLGLAAGTLFLLGLALPSFVIYITAVPLLIPPMLKFGLDPVASHLFLLYWAVLSMITPPTGASFYAAAAVVKAPIMKVGWAATRMAAPIYLLTFILALHPALLLRGTSIWETLYYIVPAGLGVISIAAANSGYLLSELRPFERLMLIIAGIFLIYASPLFLFLGMLSLIAVVYTQVIKKKYLSPDLEVTVNDNSKK
- a CDS encoding TAXI family TRAP transporter solute-binding subunit; the encoded protein is MKTRIIRKIIICLVVFVGFSVFIPSHSYCAQQTPVKQELKFFSGSPAAGGVWYLLSVGITQIFGKSIPGIETSLVPGGAGGGPISVGEGNSQAGLVNLGPFLDAQEGLPPFKKSYNNLRILGSLYNHVFQVIVLKDSGINKITDLKGKVVSPGIKGQYSEFWFKKLLKIYNMDPAKDIKVVSLGFGDTAESMKDGKVDCLATAAPIPMPSIEDLATARKIKFLNIDNEQLKTFCATVNGFQPGILSAKKIPYKGEHSDITTAFLPLSVMVSADLPEDLVYKMTKALAENIKDLEQMSSSMRGIDPKSLARSISPKAKFHPGAVKYYKERGWQ
- the nrfD gene encoding polysulfide reductase NrfD; its protein translation is MRPYEWMVKHTPQTEWIEGRGILFLIAFFFIELGAGIFVVSSLFSSYAGEVIGWLVCAVLGGGFHLLYLGHPFRFYRMLLKPQTSWISRGLLFVSGFLALGAIHLVLSFWAHSNLGLLIMVDVFAFLTIIYGGFAMNYVNGIPLWNSALLPVLFTVAGLWGGAEVSMAILLLRGGIGEGPERVIQILLLVLVVIFPTYLISARYGLPAGKVSVSEIVTGNWWPYFWIVVVLMGMVLPVGVTISSLLAGSMAIPVQLLYVSIFFGLLADLVLRYLILKNGFYNPLVQVPASYSYVTKPFYE
- a CDS encoding 4Fe-4S dicluster domain-containing protein, with translation MVRWGMVIDLQRCISCYACVVACKQEHFLPPGVFWNRLVVSETGKYPTVTKIAYPVLCNHCEDAICVKVCPAGATVKREDGIVSIDYDACVGCRYCVVACPYQQRTYNANTPAEYFPGQGLTEFEVIGQKLYPLQKGTALKCNFCLERIDEGLKKGLQPGVDREASPACVITCPAKARYFGNLDDPNSEVSRLIKEKKASQFHPEFGTNPSVYYISR
- a CDS encoding molybdopterin-dependent oxidoreductase, which gives rise to MMENKPEIQQDMWIPTVCGRCYANCAILVHVVNGVAVKIEGNPESPMGSRGGVCSKGLSGLQVLYDPNRLNVPLRRTNPEKGLYADPQWKEISWDEALDEIAARLKKVVSEDPRKLLIQATTCRPSFMIANIFPLKSLLGQFSYYLGGGGLHCGQGAHGIAGLQHGSWSIVPDFKYCNYGIYFGANKGSGSGHSAMMTTRLAAEARARGMRFVVFDPMCNQAGGKATEWIPIIPGTDGAVALAMCNIIVNKLKTLDEVFLKAKTNAPYLVASDGSYVREKDSGKCLVWDAKEGAAVPYNHRAISTYEAACEVDFALEGDYQVEGTMCVPCFQVVKEHLKQYTPEMASQISGVPADTIRRIATEFAEAAMVGSTITIDGNKMPFRPASAVLFRGGEGHENSYHTCFAVSLLDMIVGSADVPGGTLGWPARCLGFPETGKLATSPFMGKDGFLAVERFGSSSGSIKRKGPWPEKLPEFRGDPGLLDIFPAAHFSFVFASSDQEEIWKKIGWDNRIEMMISWGCNTVLSVASKDILAETLKKIPFIVVSELYSTELAEGFADILLPDTSYLEMATWAEGAGMNFNYPFGTEDWNFQITQPVVRPKYERREFFSEVVSELIDRMGKRREYNAILNELYELDDSYKLPLDEKFSAQELADRVLKNLFGEDRGWEWFGPRGIFTWPKKVEEAYWRYFVDCRVHVYLEFLMESGEKVKEIAQKTGLEIDLSQYTPLISWFPCSIHNVNSSEYDLYCFSYRDVVHTGSHTMEQPWLDEMSEMNPYTYNIALSTTCAEEKGLKDGDMVELESETGRKITGRMKVMEGIHKQTVSIAACTGHWAKGMPIAKGKGVNFNTLMEIDLKKVDPISLNLETAVRVKIRKV
- a CDS encoding thiamine pyrophosphate-dependent enzyme — translated: MKILSIFPETEYLQSPHTACTGCGLSVAIRYFLKAIGEKIVFVMPPGCASVIVNIPKRAISYKGQPIGLLACPFGAAATFAAGFKTGLTMVGDLETVVVPWAGDGATFDIGFGAVSAAAERNEDFIYVCYDNEAYMNTGNQRSSATPKGATTYTNPFPVPKNEHKKDIMLILADHNIPYAATMTIAYPRDFMRKVQKAKGMKGFRFLHMFTPCPTGWRFPTEWTMKLSRLAVQTKVFPLFEVENGNRFILNKEPARIPLEEYLKVQGRFSHLNNQEIEEFKEKVEQRWEWLKWLGNYKNNRPEEHRGKYDGE
- the porA gene encoding pyruvate ferredoxin oxidoreductase, with protein sequence MLKVITGNEAAAYGALLCRPKIVCAYPITPQSRIPELLSEFHAEGLLKGEFINVESEMSALSYVIGAAQAGARVFTATSSQGLAWMHEGLHWAVGARLPIVLVNVNRPLAPPWNLTCEHTDSLSQRDTGWLQFYCESNQEILDTVIQAYKIAESVTLPCMVCLDGVYLSYFAESVDIPDQSKVDEYLPPFETTLAYDNRFRMFRRTPAEPLDYEQYDYMTNRYQLHKLENTCIDTALHSNEEFKLHFGRGYDPVEEYKCEDAEVVVLMSGSAVGTCRYVIDMLRDDGYRVGLVKLKMFRPFPKELVRKALHGREKIAVIDRDLSPGEGGIIYQEVKGALNINTRNHTTPVYGFISGLGGADISVELIKKAILYMIKEDPPEDEVIWLGKIKNVRADQDENTINIS